In Zingiber officinale cultivar Zhangliang chromosome 1A, Zo_v1.1, whole genome shotgun sequence, a genomic segment contains:
- the LOC122025755 gene encoding bifunctional dethiobiotin synthetase/7,8-diamino-pelargonic acid aminotransferase, mitochondrial-like: protein MAPLLRSRGLLLRRPFHLLLPRLYGSVSPEGGIDLMNPTYVVWGSNTGVGKTLVSAGLAASVLSQSSYGPSSFLYLKPVQTGFPVDSDSRFVSRKVSALFRRLHGNFPTGLLVSDHVLNASSAAAAELLGGRLDKREETEGRDEAGSGGLCAYEETRIGKEELEEGDFRLVCKTLFGWKEAISPHLAVQREGMLVEDSSLRKLLGKCLRLSLQGGGDDSRERVWRVIETAGGVASPGPSGTLQCDLYRPFRFPSILVGDGRLGGISGTIAAYECLTLRGYDVAAIILVDHGFSNEVCLQSYLRNRLPVLMLPPIPQDPINDLLDWFYESGKVFSSLQEVLVSAHLKRIQRLHDMPRKAGNLFWWPFTQHKLVPEETITVIDSRCGENFAIHKVWNDQEMIIPQFDACASWWTQGPDSNLQVVSD from the exons ATGGCGCCCCTTCTCCGCTCTCGTGGCCTCCTCCTCCGTCGGCCCTTTCACCTCCTCCTTCCACGACTTTACGGATCCGTCTCTCCTGAAGGCGGGATCGACCTGATGAACCCTACTTATGTCGTCTGGGGTTCCAACACCGGCGTGGGGAAAACCCTCGTCTCCGCCGGCCTTGCGGCCTCAGTCCTTTCCCAATCATCCTATGGTCCTTCCTCATTTCTCTACCTGAAGCCCGTCCAAACCGGATTCCCCGTGGACTCCGACTCCCGGTTCGTCAGCCGGAAGGTCTCCGCCCTCTTCCGCAGACTTCACGGCAACTTCCCAACTGGCCTTCTCGTATCTGACCACGTTTTGAACGCTTCGAGCGCTGCTGCTGCGGAGTTGCTCGGAGGTAGGCTTGATAAACGGGAGGAGACCGAGGGACGTGATGAGGCAGGATCAGGAGGTCTCTGTGCGTACGAGGAGACGCGTATTGGAAAAGAAGAACTAGAAGAGGGAGATTTTAGGTTGGTTTGCAAGACGTTGTTTGGATGGAAGGAGGCCATTTCGCCGCATCTAGCTGTACAGAGAGAGGGCATGCTGGTTGAAGACTCTTCTTTGAGAAAGCTACTGGGAAAGTGTTTGAGGCTTTCACTGCAAGGGGGAGGTGATGACAGTAGGGAGAGAGTTTGGCGAGTGATTGAGACCGCTGGAGGTGTTGCAAGCCCTGGACCTTCTGGAACTCTTCAATGTGATTTATATAG GCCTTTCAGATTTCCTTCCATTCTGGTTGGAGATGGTCGTTTGGGTGGAATTTCTGGAACTATAGCTGCATATGAGTGTCTGACTCTTAGAGGATATGATGTTGCAGCTATTATTTTGGTGGATCATGGCTTTTCTAATGAAGTGTGCCTACAGTCATACCTACGAAATAG GCTACCTGTGCTTATGCTGCCACCAATTCCTCAAGATCCAATAAACGACTTGCTGGATTGGTTTTATGAATCTGGAAAGGTTTTCAGTTCCCTTCAGGAAGTCTTGGTGTCTGCTCATTTAAAAAGAATTCAAAGATTGCATGATATGCCAAGAAAGGCAGGCAACCTTTTCTGGTGGCCATTCACACAACACAAACTGGTTCCTGAAGAGACTATTACTGTCATTGACTCACGCTGTGGTGAGAATTTTGCTATACACAAG GTTTGGAATGATCAAGAGATGATCATTCCACAGTTTGATGCATGTGCAAGTTGGTGGACTCAAGGGCCTGATTCTAATTTGCAA GTGGTTTCAGATTGA